CGTTGAATCCGTCCTCGATCATCGACAGCACCAGCGCCGCCGTTCCGATCTTGAGGTAGGTGGCAAACTCCGACATGTTGGAATCGCCGACGATGATGTGCAGGCGGCGGTACTTCTCCGCGTCGGCGTGCGGCTCGTCCCTGGTATTGATGATGCTCCGGGACGACGTGGTCGAAGAGGAGGTCTTCTCGTGGATGTGCTGGGCGCGTTGCGAGATGAAGAACTGCGGCTTGCCCGAGACCTTCAACACCTTGCCGGAGCCGGAAAAGATCTGGCGGGTGACGAAGAACGGGATCAACTGCTCGGTCACTTTCCAGAAATCCACGTCCCGCCGCATCAGGTAATTCTCGTGGCAGCCGTAGGTGTTGCCAAGAGAGTCGGTATTGTTCTTGAAAATATAGATCTCGCCGGACAGGCCCTCCTCCCGGAGCCGCTCCTCCGCCGCCGGGAGACAGGCCTCGAGCAGGCGCTCGCCCGCCTTGTCATGCACGACAAGATCCACGATGCTGTCGCATTCCGGCGTCGAATATTCGGGATGGCAGCCGGTGTCCTGATAGAAGCGCGCCCCGTTGACCAGAAAGGCGTTGGAGGGCCAACTGTTGGGAATCAACCCTTCGAAGATATAGCCGAGCACCTTCTCCATGGGCAGGTAGATGCGCCCATTGGGAGAGAAGATGAGGCCGTATTCGTTCTCAAGGCCGAAAATCCGAGGTCTCATGAGGTTCTGGGCCGGTAAAATTGAGCATACACGCCATCCGGGCGCACTGCAACCGACGGAGGTCGATGAGGGGTCGAAAGAAAGGTGTTACGTGGCCAGCAGCCGCTTCACGTCCTGGACGGGAATGCGACGGAACTTCCGGCCGTCTCGCGTACGGTCCAGAACCGCCACTTCGAGGCTTTCCAGGGCCAACTTCTGGGTGGAGCCGCTTTCGAGGGCCGCCAGGGAGAGGGACAGGGCTTGGCTCAGCGAGGGCAAGGTGCCGGGCAGGCGATCCTTCAGAAAACCCTGCAGCACCTCGGCGCGCCCGCCGATCACGGCGAACCCCCGCTCGTCGATGATGCTGCCGTCGAAGGAAATCCGATAAATTTCGTTGGGCTGACCGGACGAGCCCACGCCCACGACCAGGATTTCCACCTCCAGCGGCTTCAACTCCTGGCTGAAGATGGTCCCCAGCGCCTGCGAATAGGTGTTCGCCAGTGACCGGGCCGTCACATCCTCCCGGCTGTAGGCGAACCCTTTCAGATCCGCGTGACGGATCCCGGCCTTCCGCAGATTCTCGAACTCGCTGTACTTGCCCGCGCCGGAAAAGGCGATGGTGTCGTAGATCTCCGAAATCTTATGCAGCGAGGCGCTGGGATTGTCCGCGGTGAGCAGCACGCCGTCCGCATATTCCATCGCGACGATCGACCGTCCCTTGGCGATGCCTTTCTTGGCATATTCCGCCTTGTCCTGCATCATCTGCTCGGGAGAGACGTAGTAGGGCAGCGGCATCAGGAGGCCTCTTGCGATCGGCGAGCGATGAGTTCCGTATAGGCGGAACGAATCCGTTCCGTGTCCACGTCCGCAATGCCCTGGATGGTCACCAGCTTGGCGGTCGGGAAGATGCCGCGGACGAGATCCGGCCCTCCCGTGCCGACATCGTCTTCCGCCGCGTTGTACAGGGCCAGCAGGGCCAGACGCAGCGCGTCGTTCTCCGGAAGGCGCCGGCGATAATGTTCACGCATCGTATTTCTGGCGTCCTTCCCCCCGGACCCGATGGCGTGGTAGTCCGATTCCTCGTACCGCCCTCCCGCGAGATCGTACTTGAAGATTCGCCCCTCCCCTCGGGCCAGATCGAATCCGACATA
The DNA window shown above is from Nitrospira tepida and carries:
- the pafA gene encoding Pup--protein ligase, producing the protein MRPRIFGLENEYGLIFSPNGRIYLPMEKVLGYIFEGLIPNSWPSNAFLVNGARFYQDTGCHPEYSTPECDSIVDLVVHDKAGERLLEACLPAAEERLREEGLSGEIYIFKNNTDSLGNTYGCHENYLMRRDVDFWKVTEQLIPFFVTRQIFSGSGKVLKVSGKPQFFISQRAQHIHEKTSSSTTSSRSIINTRDEPHADAEKYRRLHIIVGDSNMSEFATYLKIGTAALVLSMIEDGFNVTGMELEDPVKAIREISRDPTLKKKIRLDDGRQMSAIEIQRAYLERAREYLGTQPYDEVMDDVLSKWAVVLDRLDEDPMQLVREVDWVAKRHLIQSFVEKKGCGWDDPRVFLMDLQFHDVKRTRGLYYLMESKGMVERIVGEESIQRAMSVPPQTTRAKVRGDFIRFARAKNRSYTVDWTYLKLNGYWEETILCMDPFSPINRRVEELVSQVAGLRFYR
- the prcA gene encoding proteasome subunit alpha, with protein sequence MPLPYYVSPEQMMQDKAEYAKKGIAKGRSIVAMEYADGVLLTADNPSASLHKISEIYDTIAFSGAGKYSEFENLRKAGIRHADLKGFAYSREDVTARSLANTYSQALGTIFSQELKPLEVEILVVGVGSSGQPNEIYRISFDGSIIDERGFAVIGGRAEVLQGFLKDRLPGTLPSLSQALSLSLAALESGSTQKLALESLEVAVLDRTRDGRKFRRIPVQDVKRLLAT